The following are encoded in a window of Poecile atricapillus isolate bPoeAtr1 chromosome 3, bPoeAtr1.hap1, whole genome shotgun sequence genomic DNA:
- the ABRACL gene encoding costars family protein ABRACL, with protein sequence MNVEHEISLLVEEIRRLGTRNADGQVSVKFGVLFADEKCANLFEALVGTLKAAKRRKIVTYQGELLLQGVHDNVDIMLLQD encoded by the exons ATGAATGTGGAACATGAGATTAGCCTCTTAGTTGAGGAGATTCGGCGGCTGGGAACCAGAA ATGCTGATGGACAAGTGAGCGTGAAATTTGGTGTGCTGTTTGCTGATGAGAAGTGTGCCAACCTCTTTGAGGCCCTGGTGGGCACGCTTAAGGCGGCAAAACGACGGAAGATCGTCACTTACCAAGGAGAGCTGCTCTTACAAGGTGTTCATGACAACGTGGATATCATGCTGCTGCAGGACTGA